From the Girardinichthys multiradiatus isolate DD_20200921_A chromosome 22, DD_fGirMul_XY1, whole genome shotgun sequence genome, one window contains:
- the msh6 gene encoding DNA mismatch repair protein Msh6 translates to MAKQSSLFNFFTKSPPPVSKPKPSPSPAEADLPNSVKKSNSSPKEEAGQRQSQQQQQPSKNSKVKQNSGSKTPSGGFRKLFGDKAAATQDSSKCSFSAGALVWAKLEGHPWWPCMVVPQPLTGQQMRGRGRGQRLHVHFFDEPPTRGWVSTKYIREYQGSDSSDVKPGGMFFSSKPVIRRAMELADKWIFDSPEERLKMPICTDPSDEEEDDEDEEEMELDKSTVTEEVSDTDEKKSEEVKPPKVSRHSSRASTEQGGKAKRRRIIVASDSDGSDEEFKPEHAASSSEEEEEDATVNSEEEKESSQESEADSPVKPVKRKRPAEKSVSEKAKTPATPSAAPKRAPTTIPSDTKSRLSAFSAPDNFESQANGSGATGGATIWDHEKLEWLQDGKRKDSKRRRQSEDDYDPTTLYVPEDFLNKNTPGMRHWWQLKSGMFDTVIFYKVGKFYELYHMDAVIGVNELRLTFMKGTWAHSGFPEIGFARFSVVLVQKGYKVARVEQTETPEMMEARCKTMAKPTKFDRVVRREVCRIITRGTQTYSVLDGAPSESQSKFLLSLKEKAEDESSGRHRSYGVCFADTSVGYFHIGQFPDDRHCSRLRTLIAHFPPAEVLFEKGNPSAETRKILKVSLSSALQEGLNAGTQFWDAQKTLKTLSEENYFEEMAGEDSSSFLPTLLKRMTSESDSLCLTPKEGYELALSALGGCIFYLKKCLVDKELLSMANFEEYTPVDVELEQAAGPASFFSQTRQRMVLDGVTLANLEIFQNGSGETEGTLLERLDTCSTPFGKRLLKQWLCAPLCNPTSIGDRLDAVEDLMGAQSQATEVSELLKKLPDLERLLSKIHSIGTPLKGQDHPDSRAVLYEEVTYSKRKIADFLSALEGFKTMQDIISAFAQVSGEFRSMLLRQIVSLKTEEKGLFPDLSAELKRWETAFDHQKARTTGVITPKVGFDPDYDQALAGIKNCERDLQDYLERQKKRLGCKNMAYWGTGRNRFQMEVPDSVSERNVPEEYEVKSTKKGWKRYVTKESERLFSELQVFEEKRDAALKDCMRRLFYNFDKNYRDWKTGVECMAVLDVLLAFSRYSLGGDGPMTRPQVVLPEDNHDAPFIKLTGSRHPCVTKTFFGDDFIPNDIFIGCPGSSESDEVEGCASCVLVTGPNMGGKSTLMRQCGLVIILAQLGCYVPAESLCFTPVDRVFTRLGASDRIMAGESTFYVELSETASILHHATKHSLVLLDELGRGTATYDGTAIASAVVKELAEKICCRTLFSTHYHSLVEDYANNPAVRLGHMACMVENECEDPSQETITFLYKFITGACPKSYGFNAARLANLPEEVIQSGHRKAREFEKSTISLRLFRKLCQFAEDATLDSTRFTSLIQLLNTL, encoded by the exons ATGGCGAAGCAAAGCTCACTGTTCAACTTTTTCACCAAATCTCCACCGCCGGTGTCCAAACCGAAGCCGAGTCCATCCCCGGCTGAGGCGGACCTGCCGAACTCCGTGAAGAAGTCCAACTCGTCTCCCAAAGAGGAAGCAGGACAGAGGCAGAgccagcagcaacagcagccgAGCAAAAACAGTAAAGTTAAACAGAACAGTGGCTCCAAGACTCCAAGCGGGGGATTCAGGAAACTGTTCGGAGACAAGGCCGCAGCAACTCAAGACAG CTCCAAATGCTCATTTAGTGCTGGAGCCCTTGTGTGGGCCAAACTGGAAGGACACCCCTGGTGGCCATGCATGGTAGTACCCCAACCTCTGACTGGCCAGCAGATGAGGGGCAGAGGTCGAGGTCAGCGCTTACACGTTCATTTCTTTGATGAACCTCCAACTAGAGGATGGGTCAGCACCAAATACATTAGAGAGTACCAAG GGTCCGACAGCAGCGATGTTAAACCCGGGGGGATGTTCTTCAGTAGCAAACCTGTGATTCGCCGTGCGATGGAACTTGCTGATAAATGGATTTTTGACAGTCCTGAAGAAAGATTAAAGATGCCAATCTGCACGGATCCTTCTGATGAGGAAGAGGATgatgaggatgaagaagaaATGGAG cttgacAAGTCAACGGTGACTGAAGAGGTCAGTGACACAGATGAAAAGAAAAGCGAGGAAGTGAAGCCGCCCAAAGTCAGTCGACATTCTTCACGTGCTTCCACAGAGCAAGGAGGCAAAGCCAAGCGCCGCCGCATCATCGTGGCCTCGGATAGCGACGGATCAGACGAGGAGTTTAAACCAGAGCATGCTGCATCTAGCAgcgaggaagaagaggaagacgCGACGGTGAATAGTGAAGAGGAGAAGGAGAGCAGCCAAGAGTCTGAAGCTGACAGTCCGGTCAAGCCTGTGAAGCGCAAACGTCCTGCAGAGAAGTCTGTCAGTGAGAAAGCAAAGACACCAGCTACGCCCTCTGCTGCACCTAAACGAGCTCCAACAACAATCCCATCTGACACAAAGTCCCGCCTGTCAGCCTTCTCAGCCCCCGACAACTTCGAGAGCCAGGCAAACGGATCAGGGGCCACAGGAGGTGCAACAATCTGGGATCATGAGAAGCTGGAGTGGCTGCAGGATGGTAAGAGGAAAGACAGTAAAAGACGTCGTCAGAGCGAGGACGACTACGATCCCACCACCCTGTATGTGCCTGAGGACTTTCTGAACAAAAACACTCCTGGTATGCGTCACTGGTGGCAGCTAAAGTCAGGGATGTTTGACACTGTGATTTTCTACAAGGTGGGAAAGTTTTATGAGCTGTACCACATGGATGCTGTGATTGGAGTCAACGAGCTAAGACTGACATTCATGAAAGGGACCTGGGCGCACTCTGGCTTCCCGGAAATTGGTTTTGCCCGTTTCTCAGTTGTGTTGGTGCAGAAAGGCTATAAGGTGGCTCGGGTGGAGCAGACCGAGACCCCAGAGATGATGGAAGCACGCTGCAAGACTATGGCCAAGCCCACAAAATTTGATCGTGTCGTCAGAAGAGAAGTGTGCCGGATTATCACACGTGGAACCCAAACCTACAGCGTGTTGGACGGTGCTCCTTCAGAGAGCCAGAGCAAGTTCCTCTTGAGTTTGAAAGAAAAGGCCGAAGATGAGAGCTCTGGTCGGCATCGCTCCTATGGCGTTTGCTTTGCAGACACATCAGTGGGTTATTTCCATATTGGTCAGTTCCCAGACGATCGTCACTGCTCACGGCTGCGCACCCTGATTGCACACTTTCCACCTGCTGAGGTGCTCTTTGAAAAGGGTAACCCATCTGCTGAGACCCGCAAAATACTCAAGGTGTCTCTGTCTTCTGCTCTGCAGGAAGGACTGAATGCAGGAACACAGTTTTGGGATGCTCAGAAGACTCTTAAAACCCTCTCAGAGGAGAATTATTTTGAGGAGATGGCTGGAGAAGACTCGAGCAGTTTTCTCCCCACGCTTCTGAAGAGGATGACCTCAGAGAGCGATTCCCTGTGCCTAACTCCTAAGGAAGGTTATGAGTTGGCACTGTCAGCTTTAGGTGGTTGCATCTTCTACCTGAAAAAATGTCTGGTAGACAAAGAGTTGCTCTCCATGGCGAACTTTGAAGAATACACCCCTGTTGATGTTGAGTTGGAGCAAGCTGCTGGACCTGCCAGTTTTTTCTCCCAGACCCGTCAGCGAATGGTCCTCGATGGAGTTACACTGGCGAACTTGGAAATCTTCCAGAACGGTTCAGGAGAAACAGAAGGAACACTGTTGGAGCGTTTGGACACTTGCTCTACTCCGTTTGGTAAAAGGTTGCTGAAGCAGTGGCTCTGTGCTCCGCTGTGTAACCCCACGTCCATCGGGGACAGACTGGATGCGGTGGAGGACCTGATGGGAGCTCAGTCTCAGGCGACTGAGGTCTCAGAATTGCTGAAAAAGCTTCCAGATCTGGAGCGACTCCTTAGTAAAATCCACAGCATCGGCACTCCATTGAAGGGCCAGGACCACCCTGATTCTAGAGCAGTGCTGTATGAGGAGGTCACTTACAGCAAGCGCAAGATAGCAGACTTCCTGTCAGCACTGGAAGGTTTCAAAACCATGCAAGACATTATCTCTGCCTTTGCTCAAGTTTCAGGCGAGTTTCGCTCCATGCTGCTTCGTCAGATTGTCAGTCTGAAGACCGAAGAGAAAGGCCTCTTCCCTGATCTCTCAGCAGAACTGAAGCGCTGGGAGACCGCCTTTGACCACCAGAAAGCCCGCACAACTGGTGTCATAACCCCTAAAGTTGGCTTTGACCCGGATTACGACCAGGCCCTTGCAGGAATCAAAAACTGCGAGCGGGATCTGCAGGACTATCTGGAGAGGCAGAAGAAGAGACTCGGCTGTAAAAACATGGCCTACTGGGGAACCGGGCGAAACCGCTTTCAGATGGAAGTTCCAGACAGCGTTTCAGAGAGGAACGTCCCCGAGGAGTACGAAGTGAAATCTACCAAGAAAGGCTGGAAGCGCTACGTGACAAAGGAGAGTGAGCGGCTCTTTTCAGAGCTGCAAGTATTTGAGGAGAAGAGAGATGCAGCACTAAAAGACTGCATGAGAAGGCTCTTCTACAACTTTGACAAGAACTACAGAGATTGGAAGACTGGTGTGGAGTGCATGGCAGTGCTTG ATGTGCTGCTGGCTTTTTCACGCTACAGTCTGGGTGGAGATGGCCCGATGACCAGACCCCAGGTGGTGCTTCCAGAGGACAACCATGATGCGCCCTTCATCAAGCTTACCGGATCCCGTCACCCCTGTGTGACAAAGACGTTTTTTGGAGATGACTTCATTCCTAACGACATCTTCATCGGGTGCCCTGGGAGCAGCGAAAGCGATGAGGTGGAAGGTTGCGCTTCCTGTGTTCTTGTAACGGGGCCAAACATGGGTGGAAAATCTACCCTCATGCGACAG TGTGGACTCGTGATTATACTAGCTCAGCTCGGATGCTATGTTCCAGCGGAGAGCCTTTGCTTCACTCCAGTCGATCGGGTCTTCACTCGACTGGGAGCCTCAGATCGAATCATGGCTG GTGAGAGCACCTTCTATGTGGAGCTAAGCGAGACAGCCAGCATATTGCACCATGCCACTAAGCACTCGCTGGTGCTCCTTGATGAACTAG GAAGAGGCACCGCTACATATGATGGCACAGCAATCGCCAGCGCTGTTGTGAAGGAGCTTGCTGAGAAGATCTGCTGTCGCACACTGTTCTCCACACACTACCACTCGCTGGTGGAGGACTACGCAAACAATCCCGCTGTGCGCCTGGGCCACATG GCGTGCATGGTGGAGAATGAATGCGAGGATCCAAGTCAAGAAACAATCACATTCCTCTACAAGTTTATCACCGGCGCCTGTCCAAAGAGTTATGGGTTCAACGCTGCTCGGCTCGCAAACCTACCAGAGGAGGTCATCCAGTCTGGACACAGGAAGGCCAGAGAGTTTGAGAAAAGCACCATCAGCCTCAGACTATTCAG AAAGCTCTGCCAGTTTGCTGAAGATGCTACTCTGGACAGCACACGCTTCACTTCACTCATTCAACTGCTTAACACCCTGTAG